A section of the Flavobacterium ardleyense genome encodes:
- a CDS encoding DUF5686 and carboxypeptidase-like regulatory domain-containing protein codes for MKIRFLFTLLLLLSAFITSAQTKVSGIVLDETNLPLPYANVQFKGSNQAIVTNEDGLFYLESKENYQGIVVSYVGYTDKEVILTKSVTYNMKVILSQGQELSEVVIYTGKTSKKDNPAIDILRKIWERKRKNGLKMFSQYQMAKYEKVEFDMNSIDSTFMKSKLFKGMEFIFDQVDTSSITGKTYLPIFINEALSDVYGDNKINKTKEILKANKNSGFSNNQQILAFIKDLYAEYNIYDNYLTFFDKSFTSPLSRTGIDVYNYVLKDSAYIDNKWCYNIVFYPRRKNELTFKGNFWVNDTTFAIKNINMAVTKSANINWVKDIYIEQEFEVLNDSVFLLRRDHMMSDFALNKKEKSKGIYGKRTTLFQDHVFDREKPVDFYRERVNFSDDAIYAKSEEYWEENRFENLNKDERGVYKMLDTLQSVKRFQQVTNLVTILGSGYVAFGDFDYGPVFSTIGYNEVEGVRVRTGGRTYFGPNDLWRLQGYTAYGFGDDKFKYGISGKWMIDPRKRIILSGGNRRDIEQIGASLTTTNDIMGRSFASSSIFSAGSNGKLTNINLSNFSVEMEVVKDFVIQTGISYRTLRSASDAFSLDYYTQIPDALNPLGVIESEVKQAETGIQLEWTPNRKTIWYGVERSDVTSDYTRIFLNYSAGNKQLFNSDFDYQKLQFYYRQPITIGPLGRTNLIVEVGKTFGEVPLGLLSVIPGNQTYFTIENTFSNLDYYEFVSDQYATFQWTHNFNGKIFARIPALRKLNWREIIGVKGVYGNISDANKAINASGLIYRAPTDGYWEYNAGIGNIFKVFRIECSWRGSYLDVPDANKFSIKGSIGFHF; via the coding sequence ATGAAAATAAGATTTTTATTTACCCTATTATTGCTTTTAAGCGCATTCATTACATCTGCACAAACAAAGGTTAGCGGAATTGTGCTTGATGAAACAAATCTTCCTTTGCCTTATGCAAATGTTCAATTTAAAGGTTCAAACCAGGCAATAGTTACCAATGAAGACGGACTATTTTATTTGGAGTCTAAAGAAAATTATCAAGGCATAGTAGTCTCATATGTGGGCTATACCGATAAAGAGGTGATACTTACCAAATCTGTGACCTACAATATGAAAGTAATTCTTAGTCAAGGTCAAGAGTTGAGTGAAGTGGTTATCTACACTGGCAAGACCTCTAAGAAAGATAATCCGGCAATAGATATTTTGCGAAAAATTTGGGAACGAAAGCGTAAAAATGGACTAAAAATGTTTAGTCAGTATCAAATGGCAAAATACGAGAAGGTCGAATTTGATATGAATTCTATTGACAGTACTTTTATGAAAAGTAAACTTTTCAAAGGGATGGAATTTATCTTTGATCAAGTTGACACTTCAAGCATAACTGGAAAAACATATTTACCGATATTTATTAATGAGGCATTATCTGACGTCTATGGCGACAATAAAATAAATAAAACCAAGGAAATTCTCAAAGCCAACAAAAATTCTGGATTTTCAAACAATCAGCAGATTCTGGCTTTTATTAAAGATTTATATGCCGAATATAATATCTACGATAATTACCTGACTTTCTTTGACAAAAGTTTTACAAGTCCATTGTCTCGCACCGGAATTGACGTCTATAATTATGTCTTAAAGGACAGTGCGTATATTGATAATAAGTGGTGTTATAATATCGTGTTTTATCCAAGGCGAAAAAACGAACTTACTTTCAAAGGAAATTTCTGGGTAAATGACACAACATTTGCAATCAAAAACATCAATATGGCAGTCACCAAAAGTGCCAATATCAACTGGGTAAAAGACATTTATATCGAGCAGGAATTTGAGGTTTTAAATGATTCGGTTTTTCTACTTCGTCGCGATCATATGATGTCGGATTTTGCTTTAAATAAAAAGGAAAAATCCAAAGGAATTTACGGGAAGCGAACCACCTTATTTCAAGATCACGTTTTTGATCGTGAGAAACCTGTCGATTTTTATCGGGAACGTGTCAACTTTAGCGATGATGCTATCTACGCAAAGTCGGAAGAATATTGGGAAGAAAATCGATTCGAGAATCTAAACAAAGATGAGCGCGGTGTCTACAAAATGTTGGACACTTTGCAGTCAGTCAAGCGCTTTCAACAAGTTACTAATCTGGTTACCATCTTAGGTAGTGGTTATGTCGCTTTCGGAGATTTTGATTATGGACCAGTATTTTCAACCATTGGGTACAACGAAGTTGAGGGCGTGCGAGTGCGCACTGGTGGTCGTACTTATTTTGGACCCAACGATTTATGGAGACTGCAAGGCTACACCGCTTATGGTTTTGGCGATGACAAATTTAAATATGGTATTAGTGGAAAATGGATGATAGATCCTCGCAAGCGGATTATACTTTCGGGCGGAAACCGTCGTGACATTGAACAAATTGGCGCAAGTCTTACTACTACCAACGATATTATGGGCAGAAGTTTTGCTTCTTCCAGTATTTTTAGCGCTGGATCTAACGGAAAATTAACAAATATAAATTTGAGTAATTTCTCTGTTGAGATGGAGGTGGTCAAAGATTTCGTCATTCAAACTGGAATTTCCTACAGAACGCTTCGGTCGGCTTCTGACGCTTTTAGCCTCGATTATTACACCCAAATTCCTGACGCACTCAACCCTCTCGGCGTGATTGAAAGCGAAGTGAAGCAGGCCGAAACGGGCATTCAACTTGAGTGGACTCCCAACCGAAAAACAATTTGGTACGGTGTCGAGCGCAGTGATGTCACTTCAGATTATACTCGAATTTTTCTAAATTATAGCGCTGGAAACAAGCAACTCTTCAATAGTGATTTCGATTATCAGAAACTGCAATTTTATTACCGTCAGCCAATTACGATTGGACCTTTGGGACGAACAAATTTGATTGTTGAGGTAGGAAAGACTTTTGGAGAAGTGCCACTTGGATTATTGAGTGTCATTCCAGGAAATCAGACTTACTTTACCATCGAAAACACTTTTAGCAACCTTGATTATTATGAGTTTGTCTCAGATCAATATGCAACTTTTCAGTGGACTCATAATTTCAATGGAAAGATTTTTGCACGTATTCCGGCACTTCGCAAGCTCAACTGGCGCGAAATAATTGGTGTTAAGGGAGTGTACGGGAATATTTCGGATGCCAATAAGGCCATAAATGCTTCAGGTTTAATTTACCGTGCAC
- a CDS encoding electron transfer flavoprotein subunit alpha/FixB family protein: protein MSILIYAESAEGKFKKVAFELASYAKKLAETLNTTVTALTINATDVSELSKYGVDKVLKVNNDQLKNFSAKAYADVLKQAAQKEDQKVIVLSSTTDSLYLAPLLAVSLQAGYASNVVGLPVSTSPFEVKRNAFSNKAFVMTDITTDVKVLALAKNSYGIVESASNMTEEDFSPSIGENNFGVKTESVDRATGQVTIADADIVVSAGRGMKGPENWGMIEELASVLGAATACSKPVSDLGWRPHNEHVGQTGKPVAANLYIAIGISGAIQHIAGISASKVKVVINPDADAPFFKVADYGIVGDAFEVVPKLTEKLRAFKAANS from the coding sequence ATGTCAATATTAATATACGCAGAATCAGCAGAAGGTAAATTTAAGAAAGTAGCTTTTGAGCTTGCTTCTTATGCAAAAAAACTTGCTGAGACATTAAACACTACAGTTACAGCACTTACCATCAACGCAACTGATGTAAGTGAACTTTCAAAATACGGAGTTGATAAAGTTTTAAAAGTAAACAACGATCAACTTAAAAATTTTTCGGCGAAAGCTTATGCTGATGTTTTAAAGCAAGCAGCTCAAAAAGAAGATCAAAAAGTAATCGTACTTTCTTCAACTACAGACAGTTTATACTTAGCACCATTGTTGGCGGTAAGCTTACAAGCAGGATACGCATCAAACGTTGTTGGATTGCCAGTAAGTACAAGTCCGTTTGAAGTTAAACGTAATGCTTTTTCTAACAAAGCGTTTGTGATGACCGATATTACTACAGATGTAAAAGTTTTAGCTCTAGCCAAAAATTCTTACGGAATTGTAGAAAGTGCTTCAAACATGACCGAAGAGGATTTTTCTCCATCAATTGGTGAGAATAATTTTGGTGTTAAAACTGAATCTGTTGACAGAGCAACTGGACAAGTAACTATCGCTGATGCTGATATTGTTGTATCTGCAGGTCGTGGAATGAAAGGACCAGAAAATTGGGGAATGATCGAAGAATTAGCTTCTGTTTTGGGCGCTGCTACTGCTTGTAGTAAACCTGTTTCAGATCTAGGTTGGAGACCTCACAATGAGCACGTAGGTCAGACAGGAAAACCTGTCGCTGCAAATCTGTATATCGCCATTGGAATTTCAGGTGCTATTCAGCATATTGCTGGAATTAGTGCCTCTAAGGTAAAAGTGGTAATTAACCCTGACGCAGATGCACCATTCTTCAAAGTTGCTGACTACGGAATCGTAGGAGATGCTTTTGAAGTAGTTCCAAAATTGACAGAAAAACTAAGAGCGTTTAAAGCGGCAAATTCGTAA
- a CDS encoding thymidylate synthase, whose amino-acid sequence MKQYLDLVQHVMDHGVQKGDRTGTGTKSVFGYQMRFDLSDGFPMVTTKKLHLKSIVHELLWFLKGDTNIAYLKENGVKIWDEWADENGNLGPIYGHQWRNWNSEEIDQIKEVIETLKTNPNSRRMLISAWNPSVLPDTSKSFSENVADGKVALPPCHAFFQFYVADGKLSCQLYQRSADIFLGVPFNIASYALLTMMIAQVCNLEVGDFIHTFGDAHIYNNHFEQLELQLSRDMRPLPKMELNPEIKDILDFTANDFTLVNYDPHPGIKGAVAV is encoded by the coding sequence ATGAAGCAATATCTTGATTTAGTACAGCACGTTATGGATCACGGCGTTCAGAAAGGCGATCGCACAGGCACCGGAACAAAAAGTGTTTTTGGCTATCAAATGCGTTTCGACCTAAGTGATGGTTTTCCGATGGTAACAACAAAAAAACTGCATTTAAAGTCTATTGTTCATGAACTTCTATGGTTCCTGAAAGGTGATACAAACATTGCTTATCTAAAAGAAAATGGTGTAAAAATCTGGGATGAATGGGCTGACGAAAACGGAAACCTTGGTCCGATTTATGGCCATCAATGGCGCAATTGGAATAGCGAAGAAATTGACCAAATTAAGGAAGTGATCGAAACTTTGAAGACCAATCCAAACAGCAGACGAATGCTGATTTCTGCTTGGAATCCTTCTGTTTTGCCGGATACTTCCAAATCATTTTCAGAAAATGTTGCTGACGGCAAAGTTGCTTTACCGCCCTGCCACGCGTTTTTTCAGTTTTATGTAGCCGATGGAAAATTGTCTTGTCAATTGTACCAGCGTAGTGCCGATATATTTTTGGGGGTTCCTTTTAATATAGCTTCTTACGCATTGCTTACAATGATGATCGCACAAGTTTGTAATCTGGAAGTAGGAGATTTTATCCACACTTTTGGAGATGCACATATTTACAACAATCACTTTGAACAGCTAGAATTACAACTTTCTAGAGATATGAGGCCATTGCCAAAAATGGAATTAAATCCTGAAATCAAAGATATTTTGGACTTTACAGCTAATGATTTTACTTTGGTAAATTACGATCCACACCCTGGAATTAAAGGTGCGGTAGCAGTTTAG
- a CDS encoding pyruvate dehydrogenase complex E1 component subunit beta: MKTIQFREAICEAMSEEMRRDETVYLMGEEVAEYNGAYKASKGMLDEFGAKRVIDTPIAELGFSGIAVGSAMNGCRPIVEFMTFNFALVGIDQIINNAAKMRQMSGGQFNMPMVFRGPTASAGQLGATHSQAFESWFANTPGLKVVVPSNVYDAKGLLKSAIRDNDPVIFMESEQMYGDKGEVPEGEYTIPLGVADIKREGTDVTIVSFGKIIKEAYAAAEELEKENISCEIIDLRTVRPMDYDAIIKSVKKTNRLVVLEEAWPFASVASEITYMVQERAFDYLDAPIQRITTADTPAPYAPTLLKEWLPNASDVVKAVKKVMYKK, encoded by the coding sequence ATGAAAACAATACAATTCAGAGAAGCTATTTGTGAGGCGATGAGCGAAGAGATGCGCCGCGACGAGACCGTATATCTTATGGGCGAGGAAGTAGCTGAATATAATGGTGCCTATAAAGCATCAAAAGGAATGTTGGACGAATTCGGCGCAAAGCGTGTAATTGATACTCCAATTGCAGAGCTTGGTTTTTCAGGAATTGCTGTAGGATCAGCTATGAACGGCTGTCGTCCAATTGTTGAATTTATGACTTTTAACTTTGCATTAGTTGGAATCGATCAGATTATCAATAATGCGGCAAAAATGCGTCAAATGTCTGGCGGACAATTTAATATGCCAATGGTTTTCCGAGGACCAACTGCTTCTGCAGGTCAGCTAGGCGCAACTCACTCTCAGGCCTTTGAAAGTTGGTTTGCCAATACTCCAGGTCTTAAGGTAGTGGTTCCGTCAAATGTCTATGATGCTAAAGGTCTATTGAAATCTGCAATTCGTGATAATGATCCAGTTATTTTTATGGAATCTGAGCAAATGTATGGTGACAAAGGTGAAGTTCCCGAAGGTGAATATACCATTCCACTTGGTGTTGCCGATATTAAACGAGAAGGTACTGATGTAACAATCGTATCTTTCGGAAAAATCATCAAAGAAGCATATGCCGCTGCCGAAGAACTTGAAAAAGAAAATATCTCTTGCGAAATTATTGACCTTCGTACTGTAAGACCAATGGATTATGATGCGATTATCAAATCAGTAAAGAAAACAAATCGATTGGTGGTTCTTGAAGAAGCATGGCCTTTTGCGAGCGTGGCTTCAGAAATTACATATATGGTTCAAGAACGCGCTTTTGATTATCTTGATGCACCAATCCAGCGGATTACAACGGCAGATACTCCTGCGCCTTATGCGCCAACGTTGCTCAAAGAATGGTTGCCAAATGCATCTGATGTTGTAAAAGCGGTGAAAAAAGTAATGTACAAGAAATAG
- the ubiE gene encoding bifunctional demethylmenaquinone methyltransferase/2-methoxy-6-polyprenyl-1,4-benzoquinol methylase UbiE — MSEKVTPYKDSNLGKKEQVEQMFDNISGNYDDLNRVISFGIDQKWRKKVVNLVSATNPKNVLDVATGTGDLAIMLSSTPAEEIVGIDISAGMLDIGKKKIAQKNLSQKIEMRQEDSEALTFADNSFDAVTVAFGIRNFETLEKGLAEILRVLKPGGIFVILETSVPEKFPFKQGYQFYSKNILPLIGKIFSKDDVAYGYLSESAAAFPYGEALNNILSKIGFIDVRAMPQTFGVATIYSASKK, encoded by the coding sequence ATGTCAGAAAAAGTTACTCCTTACAAAGATTCAAATCTGGGCAAAAAAGAGCAGGTCGAGCAGATGTTTGACAATATCTCTGGAAATTATGACGATTTAAACCGCGTAATTTCTTTTGGAATCGATCAGAAGTGGCGTAAGAAAGTTGTCAATTTAGTTAGCGCCACCAACCCAAAAAACGTTCTTGACGTTGCTACTGGAACTGGCGATCTTGCGATTATGCTTTCTAGTACTCCCGCAGAAGAAATTGTTGGAATTGATATTTCGGCAGGAATGCTGGACATCGGTAAGAAGAAGATTGCACAAAAGAATCTTTCTCAAAAAATCGAAATGAGACAAGAAGATTCAGAAGCATTGACTTTTGCAGACAATTCTTTTGATGCTGTAACCGTAGCTTTCGGAATTCGAAATTTTGAAACATTAGAAAAAGGTTTGGCCGAAATACTACGTGTCTTAAAGCCGGGCGGAATATTTGTAATTCTCGAAACATCAGTACCAGAGAAGTTTCCATTTAAGCAAGGCTACCAATTTTACTCAAAAAACATTCTTCCCCTAATTGGAAAAATCTTTTCTAAAGATGATGTCGCTTACGGATATTTATCCGAATCGGCAGCAGCTTTCCCTTATGGTGAGGCTTTAAACAATATTTTATCAAAAATTGGGTTTATAGACGTACGAGCTATGCCACAAACTTTTGGAGTAGCCACTATCTATTCAGCGTCTAAAAAATAG
- a CDS encoding DUF1697 domain-containing protein translates to MTTHLALLRGINVSGHHMIKMDALTTALQTAGFQNVTTYIQSGNVFVDSEDPNPASVGFKIRQEITKAFGHDVPVIVIGIEDLKACLTNNPYLKDKNADIKKLYVAFMSKSLQTGSINDLKISQIKPDEAVIDESRLYIKYDVGAGKTRLDGKYIEKKLNLTATIRNYNTVNALLKIYEERAFSL, encoded by the coding sequence ATGACTACACACTTGGCACTTCTCCGCGGAATAAATGTTTCTGGACATCATATGATTAAAATGGATGCGCTAACAACCGCCTTGCAGACTGCTGGTTTCCAAAATGTCACTACTTATATTCAAAGCGGAAATGTGTTTGTAGATTCAGAAGATCCAAATCCAGCATCAGTAGGTTTCAAAATCCGACAAGAGATTACGAAAGCTTTTGGCCACGATGTGCCAGTAATAGTAATTGGCATCGAAGATTTGAAAGCCTGTCTAACCAACAATCCATATTTAAAAGACAAAAATGCCGATATCAAGAAATTGTATGTTGCATTTATGTCAAAGTCGTTGCAAACCGGAAGCATCAATGATTTGAAAATTAGTCAGATCAAACCGGACGAAGCTGTAATTGACGAAAGTAGATTGTATATAAAATATGATGTAGGCGCGGGTAAAACTCGCCTTGACGGAAAATATATTGAGAAAAAGCTGAATCTTACCGCCACGATTCGGAATTATAATACCGTGAATGCGTTGTTGAAGATTTATGAAGAAAGAGCTTTTAGCCTTTAG
- a CDS encoding dihydrofolate reductase, which yields MIILVAAASENNVLGKDNALPWRLPLDFKHFKDITSGHHIIMGRKTFESLPTQLTNRTHIVITRQTDYNCDGCILVHDLKTAIDKVPVGEDAYVVGGGDIFDMAINIADKIELTRVHTTIEGDAFFPKIDAEKWDLVWEERHEKDEKHNFAFTFQTFVRK from the coding sequence ATGATCATACTTGTTGCAGCGGCCTCCGAAAATAATGTGTTAGGAAAAGACAATGCATTGCCTTGGCGATTGCCTTTAGATTTTAAACATTTTAAAGACATTACTTCAGGACACCATATTATTATGGGCCGCAAGACTTTTGAAAGTCTACCAACTCAACTTACCAATCGTACCCATATAGTAATTACGCGACAAACTGATTACAATTGTGACGGTTGCATTCTTGTTCACGATTTAAAAACGGCGATTGATAAAGTACCAGTTGGCGAAGATGCTTACGTTGTAGGTGGCGGAGACATTTTTGATATGGCAATAAATATTGCTGATAAAATTGAACTTACTAGAGTTCATACCACAATTGAGGGTGATGCTTTTTTTCCAAAAATCGATGCTGAGAAATGGGATCTAGTTTGGGAAGAAAGACACGAAAAAGACGAAAAGCACAATTTTGCTTTTACATTTCAAACCTTTGTTAGGAAATAA
- a CDS encoding bifunctional nuclease family protein has protein sequence MSLVKLTIKGISYSQTQNGAYALILNEADGDRKLPIVIGAFEAQSIAIALEKEIKPPRPLTHDLFKNFADRFDIVVKQVIIHKLVDGVFYSSIICERDKIEEIIDARTSDAIALALRFHAPIFTYKNILDKAGIYLKGNKETDEDGQDVDDVLSNPDTFGQEESNESKGAYVKFSLSELTDLLNAAVAEEDYEKAAKVRDEISKRE, from the coding sequence ATGAGCCTCGTAAAACTAACTATAAAAGGAATTTCTTACAGTCAGACACAAAATGGTGCCTATGCTTTAATTTTGAATGAAGCTGATGGTGATCGCAAATTACCAATTGTTATAGGTGCATTTGAAGCACAATCAATTGCAATCGCATTAGAGAAGGAAATTAAGCCTCCTCGTCCACTCACTCACGACTTATTTAAAAATTTTGCCGACCGTTTTGACATTGTGGTTAAACAAGTCATTATTCATAAACTGGTAGACGGCGTGTTTTATTCAAGTATCATTTGCGAACGCGATAAAATTGAAGAAATAATCGATGCACGTACTTCTGATGCTATCGCACTAGCTTTACGTTTTCACGCGCCAATTTTTACTTATAAAAATATCCTTGACAAGGCGGGAATTTACCTTAAAGGAAATAAAGAAACCGACGAAGATGGGCAAGACGTAGACGATGTACTTTCTAATCCTGATACTTTTGGTCAAGAAGAGAGTAATGAGTCTAAAGGTGCGTATGTAAAATTTAGTTTGTCAGAACTGACAGATCTGCTAAATGCAGCCGTTGCGGAGGAAGATTACGAGAAAGCAGCCAAAGTACGAGACGAAATTTCAAAAAGAGAATAG
- the porT gene encoding type IX secretion/gliding motility protein PorT/SprT — MKKIFLLTFLVFALQSQAQFGKDPLTNLENWDKQRVHWGYFLGFNSYDFKIDYKDAVEEDIAVKTNIGFNVGLIGNLRLNEYFDLRFEPGLYYAQRDLTFPGFEKTFDAERPVKSTFIHFPLLVKYSALRTGNIRPFLLGGVSTTLNLSSNSNTQEDNVEQRFRVKQWTNNYELGFGIDLYFEYFKFSPSIRGVFGLKDELIRDNNPNSPWTGNIESMKTRAIMVNFTFQ; from the coding sequence ATGAAAAAAATATTTCTACTCACATTCTTAGTTTTTGCATTGCAGTCTCAAGCACAATTTGGCAAAGATCCCTTAACCAACCTTGAAAATTGGGACAAGCAGCGAGTTCACTGGGGTTACTTTCTTGGTTTCAACTCGTACGATTTTAAGATTGATTACAAGGACGCGGTCGAAGAGGATATCGCGGTAAAAACTAACATAGGATTTAACGTGGGTCTAATTGGTAATTTACGCCTCAACGAATATTTTGATTTGCGATTTGAACCAGGACTTTATTACGCACAACGTGACTTGACTTTTCCCGGCTTCGAAAAAACTTTTGATGCTGAGAGACCCGTGAAATCCACTTTTATTCACTTTCCACTTTTGGTAAAATATTCGGCATTGCGTACCGGAAATATCCGACCGTTTTTATTAGGAGGAGTTTCCACAACACTCAATCTTTCTAGTAATTCTAATACTCAAGAAGATAATGTGGAGCAGCGTTTTCGTGTAAAACAATGGACCAACAACTACGAATTGGGTTTTGGAATTGACTTATATTTTGAATATTTCAAATTCTCACCATCGATAAGAGGTGTTTTCGGACTTAAAGACGAATTAATTCGGGACAATAATCCAAACAGCCCGTGGACTGGAAATATTGAGTCGATGAAAACTAGAGCGATTATGGTGAATTTTACGTTTCAGTAG
- a CDS encoding mercuric reductase — protein sequence MKKVDAIIIGSGQAGNPLAMSLAYSGMKVILIEKHQLHIGGTCLNDGCTPSKTLIASAKVAHIINTSEKHGITTEKMNIDFATTQKRKDKIVLDSRKGLIKRLEETKNLEVIIGTASFSDAKIITVTDKNGKTQEYTAENIFINAGCRPMIPEIEGLENVKYYDSTSLLELKEIPKELIVLGGSYIGLELGQAFSRLGATTTIVERSAKLMSKEDNDVAESILECLENEGMQFHFNSEAIKVSEKDGEISVTIKKGAKETQIHGSHLFIATGRIPNSDLLNLENARIKADENGHVLVNNNLETNVKGVFALGDIKGGPQFTQIAYDDFRIVRDNILHSKKRSYKNRPIPYCMYTDPQLGRIGISEQDAKEQKLDVEIISIPGRRITRGIESGTTEGLWKAIIDKKTNKILGAAIIGSEGGEIATVLQMAMQGNHKATDIRDGIFSHPSYSESLNTLFDQLK from the coding sequence ATGAAAAAAGTAGACGCCATAATAATCGGATCAGGTCAAGCCGGAAATCCTTTAGCGATGTCACTCGCATATTCGGGAATGAAAGTGATTCTTATAGAAAAACACCAACTCCATATCGGTGGCACTTGTCTCAATGATGGTTGCACACCGTCCAAAACTCTTATCGCTTCGGCCAAAGTTGCGCATATTATCAATACTTCAGAAAAGCACGGAATTACTACCGAAAAAATGAATATCGATTTTGCCACTACTCAAAAGCGTAAAGATAAAATCGTTTTAGATTCTCGAAAGGGACTTATCAAACGACTTGAAGAAACCAAAAACCTTGAAGTAATCATTGGCACCGCTTCTTTTTCGGATGCTAAAATCATTACAGTAACCGACAAAAACGGAAAGACTCAAGAATATACCGCCGAAAATATTTTTATAAATGCTGGTTGCCGACCAATGATTCCGGAAATCGAAGGTTTAGAAAATGTCAAGTATTACGATTCGACTTCCTTATTAGAACTCAAAGAGATTCCGAAAGAATTAATCGTTCTCGGCGGAAGTTATATCGGACTCGAACTCGGTCAGGCATTTAGCCGACTGGGAGCAACCACTACAATAGTTGAGCGCTCTGCAAAACTGATGTCTAAAGAAGATAACGATGTTGCCGAATCTATTTTAGAATGTCTCGAAAATGAGGGGATGCAATTTCACTTCAATTCAGAAGCTATAAAAGTCTCAGAGAAAGATGGCGAAATTTCGGTAACCATTAAAAAAGGTGCAAAAGAGACGCAAATTCACGGCAGTCATCTTTTTATTGCGACGGGCAGAATTCCCAATAGCGACTTACTAAATCTCGAAAACGCCAGGATCAAAGCTGACGAAAATGGTCATGTTTTGGTAAATAACAATCTAGAAACTAATGTCAAAGGCGTTTTTGCACTTGGCGATATCAAGGGCGGACCGCAATTTACCCAGATCGCTTACGACGATTTTCGCATTGTCCGAGACAATATTCTCCACAGCAAAAAGCGTTCGTATAAGAACCGACCGATTCCGTATTGCATGTACACCGATCCTCAATTGGGCCGAATTGGCATTAGCGAGCAGGATGCAAAAGAGCAGAAATTAGATGTCGAAATTATCAGTATTCCCGGTCGTCGCATTACTCGAGGCATTGAAAGTGGCACAACTGAAGGTCTCTGGAAAGCAATTATCGACAAGAAAACCAATAAAATTTTAGGCGCGGCGATCATTGGATCAGAAGGCGGCGAGATAGCGACGGTTTTGCAAATGGCTATGCAGGGAAATCATAAAGCGACGGATATTCGCGACGGCATATTCTCGCATCCCTCCTATTCTGAGTCTTTAAATACACTTTTTGATCAGCTCAAGTAG
- a CDS encoding electron transfer flavoprotein subunit beta/FixA family protein, with product MKILVCISHVPDTTSKINFTNGDSEFDTSGVQFVINPNDEFGLTRAIWFQEKQGATVTVVNVGGPETEPTLRKALAIGANEAIRVNATPTDGIFVAKQLAEVIKNGGYDLVIAGKESLDYNGQMVPGMIAGLTSSNFVNSCINIEVDGTNVTAIREIDGGKETVSTTLPLIIGGQKGLVEEKDLRIPNMRGIMTARTKALTVLEPVDANANTKAVKFEKPAAKSSVKMISPDNLDELINLLHTEAKVI from the coding sequence ATGAAAATATTAGTTTGTATTAGTCACGTGCCAGACACGACTTCAAAAATAAATTTTACAAATGGTGACTCAGAATTCGACACAAGTGGAGTTCAGTTTGTTATCAATCCAAATGACGAATTTGGTCTTACAAGAGCAATTTGGTTTCAAGAAAAACAAGGCGCAACTGTAACAGTTGTAAATGTTGGAGGACCAGAAACAGAGCCTACTTTGCGTAAAGCTCTTGCCATTGGTGCAAACGAAGCAATTCGTGTAAACGCTACTCCTACCGATGGAATTTTTGTTGCAAAACAACTTGCCGAAGTAATTAAAAACGGCGGTTACGATCTTGTGATTGCAGGAAAAGAATCATTAGACTATAACGGTCAGATGGTACCTGGAATGATTGCAGGTCTTACAAGTTCAAACTTTGTAAACTCTTGTATCAATATCGAAGTTGACGGAACAAATGTTACTGCAATTCGCGAAATTGACGGTGGTAAAGAAACTGTTTCTACAACATTGCCACTTATAATTGGTGGTCAGAAAGGTCTAGTTGAAGAAAAAGATTTACGTATTCCCAATATGCGTGGTATTATGACTGCAAGAACAAAAGCTCTAACAGTACTTGAGCCAGTAGATGCAAATGCAAATACAAAAGCAGTTAAGTTTGAAAAACCAGCAGCTAAGTCTAGCGTAAAAATGATTAGCCCAGACAATCTTGATGAGCTAATTAATCTTTTGCACACAGAGGCCAAAGTAATCTAA